The following nucleotide sequence is from Streptomyces leeuwenhoekii.
CGCCCTGCTCCTCGCACCATTGCTTGAGCGCGAGGTCCTTGCGGTCGACGCCGTGCAGCACCGGGATGCGCAGCTTGCGGGCGCGGGCGGCGACGACGGGGTTGACCTCGGTGGAGAGGATCAGCATCCGCAGGCCGCTGCGGCGCAGCGCGGCGATGCCGAGTCCGTCGCCGCGGTGCACGGCGACCAGCTCCCGCCCGTCGGAGTCGATCAGCACCCGGTCGTCGGTCTGGGTCCCGTCGAAGTCGAGGACGACCGCGTCGACGTCTGCGGCGGTGGGCAGCGCGCCGGGGCGCCCCGCGTCCAGCAGGGGCGCCAGCGCGCGGGCCCGGGCCAGGTCGTGCGGGTCGTCGATCTCCAGGACCCGCGCCGGGTCGGTGCGCACCAGCTCGGTCCGGCCGAAGAAGCGGTGCCGGTGGGTGCGGAAGCCGGAGGCGTCCATGGCGTAGGCGGCGCCGGTCTCCAGCAGGTCCTGCGGCCGGTCCTGGCGACGCGGGCGGAAGGACTTGTCGTGGTTGACGCCCCGGCCACCCCCGTCCGCGGTGTCGCCGGCGTCCGGGTCGCCGGCCGCGTCGCGCCAGAGGAAGCCGTGGAACGGCGCCACGGTCACCGCCGTGTCGGCGCCCTGCTCGGCGACGGCGGCGGCCACCCCGTCGACGTCCTCGCGGGTGAGGAAGGGGCTGGTGCACTGCACCAGCAGCACCACGTCGACGGGGGCGCCGTGCAGGGCCTCGTGGGCGTCCATGGCGTGCAGGACGGCGGCCTCGGAGGTGGCGGTGTCACCGGCGATGGCGGCGGGCCGCAGCACGATCTCGGCGCCGGCCCGGCGGGCGGCGGCGGCGATGGCCCGGTCGTCGGTGGAGACGACGACGTCGGTCACCAGGCGGGCGGCGCGGCACTCGCGCACGGCGCGGGCCACCAGCGGCACGCCGCCGACGGGGGCGAGGTTCTTGGCGGGCACGCCCTTGGAACCGCCGCGCGCGGGGATCACCGCGAGCACGCGGGGCACCGTCGCGCCGCGCCGCGCCGCGGGTTCCGCTTCCGGGGTGGACATGAGCTGGTCTCCTTGTGCTGCGGGGTGGGCGGCCGGGGTGGTCACAGCTCCCCCATCCGCCGGATGACGGGCGCCACGCGCTGCACGCCGTGCCGGTAGGCGCCGCGGGCCGCGCGGCGGACGATCTGCCGGACGGGGCCGGGCTCCTTCTCGCCGGCGGGGGCGCCCGGCAGCGGGGTGCCGTCGGGGCCGAGGTGGTGGCGGGCGAGGATGCCGGGCAGATAGCCGGGGGCGGTGACGGGGGTGTAGTACGGGGTCAGCGGGGGCAGGCCGCCGGGCCGGGCGAGCAGCTTGGCGATGCGTTCGCGGGCGGCGTCGAAGGCGGTGGCGTACGAGCCCGCTGCCGAGGGGGTGCCCACGGCCGCGACGCCCTGCCGCGCCACCCACTCCTCGTCCGGCACCGGCCGGTGCCCGGCGTCGAGCTGGTCCCAGGAGGCGAGGCAGCCGGAGCCGGTGAAGTGGTGGTTGCCGAGCGCCTCGCGGATGCCGAGGTCGGTGAGGACGACGGTCGGGATGCGGCGGTGCAGCGCCTCCAGGGCGGCCGTGGAGCTGACGGTGACCAGCAGGTCGGTGCGGTCCAGGACCTCGCCCATGTGGCCGTAGACCAGGCGGAGGTTGGGCGGCAGCTCGGCCTTCTGCGCCAGCTTCTGGTAGGGCAGCTCCTCGATGTGGGTGGTGTGCTCGCCGGGCTTGGAGCGCAGCTTCAGCAGCACCTCCCGCTCGGGGTGGCGGCGGGCGTGCCGGATCAGCCGGTCCAGCAGGTACGCGCGGTCCGCGCGGCTCGCCGGCACGGAGGGCTGGGCGGCGAAGACGACCGTGTAGGGGTCGTGCTCGCCGGTGTAGGGCGCCCCGCCGAGGAACGGCAGCGCGACCTCGGTGACCGCGGAGGCGTCGGCGCCCACCCCCTCGTACACCGCCCGGAAACGCTCGGCGTCCTGGCGGGAGTTGGCGAGGACGAGGTCGGCGCCGTGCCGCAGCAGCAGGCCGTCGGCGAGCTTCTCGTAGACGACGCCGACGTAGCCGGTGACGACGACGGGCCGGTGGGCCCGGTCCTCCCACACCCGCTTCAGGCCGTGCAGCATGGCCTGCACTCCGCCGCCGACCAGGGCGAGGACGAGGACGTCGTACGGCTCCCGCGCCATGGTGCGCAGGAACTCGACGCCGGTCACCTCGCGGAGCGCGTCGGCGCGGACGCCGACCTCGTCGAGCTGGCGGGCGGTGGGGGTGGCGCGCCCCCGCAGGAGGTAGCCGTCCAGGCGGAGTTCCGTGCCCCGGGGGGCGGTGCGCTGCGCGGTGAGCGCGCCCCATTTCCACCGGGTGTCGGAATCCGCGAGGACGGCCACACGGAGGGCCTTCGTCGCACTTGCTGCACTTGCTGGCACGCCGAAGACGCTAGGAAGGCATTTCTAGGAACCGCCCAACCCGAAAGCAACAAACGGTTAACAGCACATCGCCGAATGGGGAATCAGCCCGGGTGACGCCCGGAAAAGCGTCTGCTTCACGGCTTCGCCACGCGTCGTTCACTCCGCATCAAACCGCAGGTAAAGCCGAATGCCGGGCCGCGGCCTAGCGTCGCCTGCGTGCTCAAGCTCTCCGTCATCGTGCCGTTCTACAACGTGCAGCAATACGCCCCCGACGCCCTGAGGAGTCTGCGCGCCAACGCGCGGGACGACTTCGAATTCATTCTCGTCGACGACTGCTCGACCGACGGGACACCGGACATTCTCGCGCGCGCGGAGCGCGAGCTGCCCGGCGCGGTGCTGGTCAGACACGAGCGCAACGGCGGTCTGGCGACCGCCCGCAACACCGGCATAGACCGGGCGCGCGGCGAGTACCTCACCTTCCTGGACGGCGACGACTGGCTGGCCCCCGGCTACTACGCCCGGCTGGTCGCCGTGATCGAGGAACTGGGCTGCGACTTCGTGCGCACCGACCATGTGCAGTGCACGGCGCGGGCCCGCACGGTGCACCGCGTGCCGCACGGCCGCAGGAACGTCCCGCTGCGCCCGCGCGACGCGATCCTGCCGGCCCACCGCTCGACCTCCGTCGACTACGCCTACGCCTGGGCCGGCGTCTACCACCGCCGGCTCGTCGACCGCGGTCTGCTGCACTTCACCGACGGGCTGCGCACGGCCGAGGACCGGCCGTGGATCTGGAAGCTGCACCGGGAGGCGGAGTCCTTCGCCGTGACGGGTCTGCTCGGCGTGTTCTACCGGCGGGGGGTCGCCTCGTCGCTGACACAGATCGGCGACGCCCGGCAGCTCGACTTCATCCGCGCCTTCGACCAGGTGGTCGCGGAGACGGCCGAGGATCCCGACGCCGCCCGGCTGCTGCCCAAGGCCGTGCGCACCTACTGCGCCATCATCGCCCACCACCTGGGATCGATCGAGAGGTTCGAGCCGCCCGTGGCCCGCAAGCTGAAGTCGATGTGCGCCGCCGCGCTGCGGCGGATGCCGCAGGACGCGCTCGAGCAGGTGCTCGGCTCGATGGACGCCGAGCGCGCCGGCCGGCTGCGCCGGCTGCGCCGCCGGCCGGTGCCCGCCGGGGAGGTGGCGGCGTGACCACGCAGATCTTCATGGCGTCGACGCTCTACGGCACGGCCACCCTCGCCGCCGCCCTGGACGCCGGCTGCTTCGCCCCCGCCGACCGGCGGATCCTGCTGGTGTCCAACAACACGGCGACGCCCGAGACCACGCCCTCGGTCGACCGGATGCCCGGCTTCGGCCGGCTGCGCACCCGGTTCGACGACGTCGTGTCGTGGAACGAGGCGATCTTCCCCTTCCACCCGGGCGGCTGGCAGCCGCGCCCCGAGGACGTCCCGATGTGGGAGCGGTATCTGCGGCTGGCGTGGGGGCTCGGCGACGACGACGTGGCGCTCGCCGTGGAGTCGATCCAGGTCCACCCGGCGCTCGGGGTGACGCAGATCTTCGCCGACGCGCCGATCACCGTCTACGCGGACGGCCTGATGAGCTACGGCCCCACCCGCAACAAGCTCGACCCGCTGGTCGGCACCCGCGTGGAGCGGCTGCTCCACCTGGATCTGGTGCCGGGCCTCACGCCGCTGCTGCTCACCGAGTTCGGCGTCCCGCCGGAGGTGGTGCCCACCCCCGTCTTCACCAAGGTCCTCGCCGAATTGGCCGACACCGGGGACGACCTGCCCGCCCTCACCGAACCCGCCCTGCTGCTGGGCCAGTACCTGTCCGCGCTGAACATCCTCTCCCCCGACGAGGAGGAGGAACTGCATGTGCGGATGCTGCGCGGCGCGGCCGGTCTCGGCCACGAGCGGATCGTGTTCAAGCCGCACCCCTCGGCCCCGGCCCGTTTCGCCCGCACCCTGGAGCGGGAGGCCGAGCGGCTCGGCGTCGACCTGACCGTCCTGGACACGCCCGTCCTCGCGGAGGTGCTCTACCAGCGCATGCGTCCGGCGCTGGTCGTCGGCTGCTTCTCCACGGGTCTGCTCACCGCGTCCGCGCTGTACGGGCTGCCGGTCGCCCGCGTCGGCACCGGCACCCTGCTGGACCGGCTCTCCCCGTACGAGAACAGCAACCGCGTCCCCGTGACGGTGGTCGACGCGCTGCTGCCCGAGCCGTCCGACCACGCGGCCGTCACCGAGCAGCGCCGGGGCATGGACACCGGCGCGCTCACCTCCCTCGTCCGCGCCGTCGGGTACGCGATGCAGCCGAAGATCCTCCCGGAGCTGCGCCCGGAGGCCGAGCGGTATCTGGCGGAGCATCTGAACGGGGGAGCCTGGCGGTACTTCAAGAAGAAGCGGCTGACCTCGCTGGGCCTGCCCGGCGGCATCCCGCAGCGGCTGGCGTTCCTGCCGCGCAGCGCCGCCGCGCGCCGGGTGGTGCGCCGGGCGCGGAAGCTGCGGCGCTCCCTCAAGCGGTGACGTCCGCCCCGGCCCCCGGCAGCCGTACCGCCAATTCACGGTGACGAGAAAATGAACGGAAAGAAATACGCGTCCGATCACACTTTCCGTTCATCTTCTCTTCACGCACAAGCCTCCGCGGCCCGTGCGATGATCTGCAGGAAATCATCACATCTCTGTACGTCGATGAAGGTGCGCCTGCATACCGGCGTCGCGGGCCGAACAAGCGGGGGCCTTCCGGTACCTGAGCTTCGGACTGGGCTGGTTGTCTATGCGTATCGCCGTGTTCATCGAAAACCGCAACGGGGTGGGCCTCACCGCGCAGATCATGAGCGCCCCCGGAGCACGGGAGCACACCTTCGTGCCGGTCACCGCCGATCTCGGCGGTGATGTCGGCCGGTGGATCGAGGAGGAGACCTCGGCCCGGCTCGACGGCGTCGGGGTGCACAACCTGTTCCGCGAGGAGGAGACCCTCGCCCACGCGCAGTTCCTGGAGGAGACGGGCCCCCGGATGGCCGCCTTCGCGCAGCGCGAGGGCATCGACCGGCTGATCCTCTTCAACGACCAGTCGCAGCGCGGCAGCCGCGTCGCCCGTGCCCTCACCGAGACCCTCCCGGTGGTGCTCGTCCAGGACGGGCACCTGGACTTCCACTACAAGACGCTCACGCCCGGCGTCCGCGACCAGAACTGGTACTACGGCTCCTCCAGACCCGCGGCGGTGTGCGTCTGGGGGCCCGCCACCGCCCACCACCTGCTGTACCGCACGGCGGACGCCGATCCGGTCGTCCACATCACCGGCGCCCTGGGCCACAGCGACGACCCGGCCCTGCTGCGCGCCGCGCACAACCCCGCCCCGCGGCCGGCCCGCACCTCCCGCGATCCCCTGCGGATCATCATCCTCGACCAGCCGCTGGGCGATCAGCGCAAGCTGCCCGCCAAGCAGCACCGCGAGTATCTGAAGGCGGCCTGCGAGGCCCTCGCGGAGTTCGGCGAGGTCGCGATCAAGCCGCACCCCTCGACGCTCTCCGGCCATCTGAACTGGCTGGCCACCCTGCCCGGGGTCACCGTCCTCGACGAGTCGGCGCTGGTGGACGCGGCGGGCCTGAGCTCCTACGACCTGGCCGTCACCTTCTTCTCCACCACCTATCTGCAGACCCTGCGCGCCGGAACCCCGCTGATCCTCTTCAGCCCCCCGCCGCTGAACATCGTCTTCCCGGCCGTCAACCACGCCCTGCTGCGCAATGTCGGCAGTGTCGGCGAACTGGCCGACGTGGCGGGACAGTTGCACCGGACCGGCAAGTTCACCGGCAACACCACCGGGGAGCCCCTGACCCACTTCCTCACCTTCCGCGACGACGTGGCGGAGCAGATCCTGAAGGTGGTGGAGGAGGCCGAGCCGGCCGCACCGGCCGCGCCGCGGCCCGCCGTGGCCCCGGGCGCGCCGCGCGAGACCCGCGCCGAACGCGCGCTGCGCGCCGTGCGGGAGCGGCAGACGCCGCCGAAGTCGCTGGCGGTGCTGGGGCTCGGCTTCGGTTACGTGACGGGAGTCGCCATCCCGATCCTCACGTACACCCAGGCGCTCCTGGCCCACTCCCCCGTGGACATCCGCTACATCGACCTCAGCGCCTACTGCCGCATCGAGGACGTGCTCGACGCGCTGAAGGACACCGACGTCGTCCTCGTCAACAGCCTCGCCCCGCTGTGGCGTTCGCCGCTGGGCAACGAGCTGGTGGCCGAACTGGTCTCCGACGGCCGGCAGGTCTTCCTGTACGCGCACGAGACCGAGCACGTCATGGCGTACGAGTCCGAGCACCACACCCTGCGCCACAAGGAGATGCTGCGGCTGCTGCCGGAGCTGACGGTGCTGTGCGTGTCGGCCGCCCAGGCGGACATGTTCCGCGGCCTCGGGGTGGCCGACCCCGTGGTCGTCTACAACACCGTGCCGCAGGACCTGCACCGGGCCCGGGCCCGGGTCGCCCCGGGCCCGCAGCCGCGGATCGTGATGGTCGGTTCCATGCAGGACCGCAAGGGGCTGGACCTCTTCTCCCGGGTGGCGGAGCTGGCGCACACCGAGGGGCTGCCGTGGCGGTTCGCGTGGATCGGCCACCGCACCCCGCGCATCGCGCCGACCACCCTGCTGTCGGACCGGGTGACCTGGATGGGCGCCCTGTCCCGCGAGCGGGTGCGGGCCGAACTGGCCGCCTCCGACGTCTTCTTCCTCTCCTCCGTCGACGACCCGATGCCGCTGTCGGTGGTGGAGGCCGTGCAGCAGCGGCTGCGGGTGGTCACCTACCACCGGGTGGGCTCGCGGGAGGTGCTGGACGGGGTGCCGGGCTACCGGTCCTTCGCCGACTACACCCCGCAGGCGGCGCTGGAGGCGCTGCGGACCGTGCTCGGCGAGCGGGTGTCCGAGGACGACTACCGCGAGGTCGAGGAGCTGTTCGACATCCCCGCCTTCACCGCCCGGATGACGGCGGCGCTGGGCCTGCCCGGCCCGCAGCGGCCGGCGCACGGGCAGCCCGCCGATCCGGCGCCGGGCGAGAGCGCCGGGGACCGGGCCGACAGCGGCGCGGCCGAGGACGTCCGGGCCGTGATACCCCAGCAGATCCGGCACCTCAACGAGGACTTCAAGCGCCACATGCGCAGCGGCAACGTCGAGGACGCGCTGCGGGTGGGCACCGAGATACTGCGCCGTCGGCAGCCGGTCGACGTGCTGATCGGGATGGCCGAGCTGCGCGCGGGGCGGGGCCAGGCGAAGGAGGCGTGCCAGTTGCTGGCCGCGGCGGCGATCGCCGGGGGCGACCGGGGCCGGGTGTGGTCGGAGATAGCCCGTGTCGCGGCGCTGCTCGGCCCCCGCGGCCGGTCCATCCGCCTGCTGGCCCGCCGGGAGTCGGTGCGGGCCCAGGTGACCACGCACTCGGCCCGGCTGCGCAAGGGGCACTGACGGCGACACCCCGAGCGGCCCCGCCGGCGTCACCCACCGTCGCCCTCCGGCCGCCCGCACCGGGGGCGCCCCCGGGGACGGCCCCGGGGCGGCCGGGGACCCGGCGGACCGGGGGCGGCCGGGGGCGGCGGGGCAGCCCGAGGGCGGCCCGGGGCCATCCCGGCGCGGCCAGACGACGGCCGGAGGCGGCCCGAGGGCGGCCCGGAGAGGGCCCGGGGGCGGCCCGGAGAGGGCCCCAAAGCAGCCGGGGACGACGGCCCGGAGGACAACCGGAGACGCCCCGGAGACGGCCCCAAAGCAGCCGGGGACCACGGCCCGGAGGACAACCGGGGACGGCCGAAGACGATCCGAGGACACCTGGGGACGACGGCGCGGAGGACAACCGGGAAGGGCCGGGGGCCGAAGACGACCCGCGGACACCTGGGGGCGGCCGGGGACGGCCGGGGTTGGCCCCGGCTGTCCTCGGGCCGCTCCGGGCCCGGGGCGGCCCCCGCCGCCGCTCCCGTGGGTCACCCGAAGTTCAGCAGAAGTTCCCCCGATCCTCCGCTCGACGGCTCTTCACCCTGCCGGGCGGCTGCCTAGCCTGGCCCCACCGCACTCCTCGCACCCCCGTTCAACGTCCGTGACGGATTGAGGTCCTTGGTCTCCATGAACAGCCGCTCATTGCTCCGCAGCTCGGTCTCCCGGCGTCTGCTGCGTCCCGTCGCCGACCTCATCGACCAGCGCATCGAGCGGCGGGTCCGCTCGGCGGTCGCGCGCACCGCCGCGCACCGGGAGAGCGAGGAGCGGGACACGGAGCAGCTCGTCCGGGACGTCGAGCTGCTCATACGCCGCCAGTTCACCTTCGAGCTGCTGCTCGGACCGCGCGGCCGCGGCGTCTCCCGCATGGTGGCCGAGGCACCGCTGGAACGCCTCCACTCCGAGGTCGCCGCGCTGGCCGGGGACCGGGAGGCCGCGGTGCGCAACGTCGCCGCCGCCTTCCGCCTGCTCGTCGCGCTGGAGTCGCTCGGGGTGGGCCGGATCGCGGGCGGCACCATGAACATCTGCGGCAAGCTCGGCGCGATACCGCTGCTCGACCCGCCGAACGACGAGATCCTGGAGATCGGGACCCTGTACGGGATGTTCTCCGCCGGGCTGGTCCGCATGATGGAGCGCGACGGACGCAGCCCCGGCCTGACCATCGTCGACCCCTTCGCCGGCGTCCAGCTCCAGCCCGGCACCGCCCAGCGCCCGGACCCCACCGGCGCCCCGGTCGACGAGCACGCCGTACGCACCAATCTCGCCCTGGCCGGCCCGGCGGGCGCGGCGGCCCGCATCCAGCGGGGCTTCTCGGAGGACCCCGCCACCCGGGCCGCCGTCTCCGACCGCTCCTACGGCGTCATCGTCGTGGACGGGGACCACTCCGAGCAGGGCGTCGCCCAGGACCTGGAGTGGGCCGAGGAGATCGCGGCGCCCGGCGCCGTCGTCGTCCTGGACGACTACGGCGACCCGAACTGGCCCGGCATCAAGCAGGCCCTGGACAAGCACCTGGCCGGCCGGACGCGCTTCACCTACCTCGGCAAGGCGGCGCACTCGGCCTATCTGCGGGCGGCCTGACACCGCCCGCCCCGCACCGGGGCGGAAGCCCCCACCAGCACCAGAAGTGACCGCGAACGGTCGAAGGAGTTACGCACGTGACCGAGACGGTCGTGACGGCGTCCGCGTCGCAGCCCGCCCCCGCCGCCACCGGGACCCCGGCCGCCCCCGGCCCGGCCCGCCCGCCGCGGCGCCCGGCGGGCCCCGCCCGGCTGCGCGCCCTGGACGGGCTGCGCCTGGTGGCCGCGCTGATGGTGGCCCTCTACCACTACGGCGGGCGCGGCGGTGCGGTCACCGAGGCGTGGGGCACCTCCCCCCAGCACCAGTTCCCGACGCTGCACAACCTCTTCGCCTACGGCTGCCTGGGCGTACAGATCTTCTTCGTGATCAGCGGGTTCGTGATCTGCATGAGCGGCTGGGGCCGGTCCCTGTCGTCGTTCTTCGCCTCCCGGGCCGCCCGGCTGCTGCCCGCCTACTGGGTGGCGGTGGTCCTGGTGACGGCGGTGTTCGCGCTGCCGGTGGTCGCCTACGAGGCGGTGTCGCCGAGCGACGCGCTGGTGAACCTGACCATGCTTCAGCAGCCGCTCGGCGCCGACCGGGTGCTCGGCGTGTGCTGGACGCTGTGGGCGGAGGTCCGGTTCTACGCACTGTTCGCGCTGTGCGTGGTCCTGCCGGGAGCGACCCGGCGGCGGGTCATCCTGTTCTGCGCCTGCTGGACGCTGGCGGCGGCGCTCGCCCAGGCCGCCGACGAGCCGCTGCTCGACGTGGTCCTCATGCCCGAGTACGCGCCGTTCTTCATCGGCGGCATCGGCCTGTACCTCGTCCACCGCGACCGGCGGGACGCCTGCGGCTGGGGCATCGCGGCGGTCGGCTTCCTCGTCGGGCAGCACTACGCGGTGCGCGAGCTGTGGAACGCGGCCGATCCGGACGCCTTCGCCCACCGCACCACGGCCGGCATCGTCCTCGTCGTCGCCTTCGGCTTCGTGGCGGTCGCGGCGATCGCGCTGGGCCTGCTGAACCGGGCCGACTGGCGCTGGCTGACCGTGGCGGGCGCGCTGACGTACCCGTTCTACCTGGTCCACGAGCACCTCGGCTGGGTGGTGATCCACGCCCTGCACCGCGGGGCGGGCCTGGACTCGGCGACGACCTTCGCGCTGACCCTGGCCGCGATGCTGCTGCTGGCCTGGCTGCTGAACCGGTACGTCGAGAAGCCGCTGACCCCCCGTTTGCGGGCAGCTCTGTCACGCGTCCGGTGAGTTCTTCAGACGATATGCGGCGTGGAGCTGGATCGGGGTGCACCCGGCAGGCACCCTCCCCGCATGGCCACTGCACAAGCACCCGAGACGTACCCCGGTGAGCTGAACGACGTCCCCGGCTGGTTCTGGCCGCTCGACCAGCTCCTGTTCACCTGGTTCCTGGAACGGCAGTCGGCGCGGGGCCTGCGGGGCGACCTGCTGGAACTGGGCGCCTACCTGGGCAAGAGCGCGATCCTGCTGGGGCACCACCGCCGCCCGGGCGAACGGTTCACCGTCTGCGACCTGTTCGGCAGCGAGGCCCCGGACCAGGCCAACCGCGCCGAGTCGGAGCAGTCCTACGCCTCGCTCACCCGCCAGGCGTTCGAGCGGAACTACCTCTCCTTCCACGACACCCTGCCGGAGATCGTCCACGCCCCGACCTCGGTGATCACCGAAGAGGTCGAGCCGGGCACGTGCCGGTTCGTCCACGTCGACGCCTCGCACCTGTACGAGCACGTCCGCGGCGACATCGCGGCGGCCCGCGAGCTGCTGCTGCCGGAGGGCGTCGTCGTCCTGGACGACTTCCGCTCCGAGCACACCCCCGGCGTCTCCGTCGCCGCCTGGGAGGCGGTCCTCAACCACGGGCTGCGGCCGGTCTGCCTCAGCTCCCAGAAGCTGTACGGCACCTGGGGCGACCCCGGGCCCGTCCAGGAGGAGCTGCTCGACGCGCTGCGCCGGCGCGGGGACTGCTCGGTGAGCGTGCAGGAGGCCGCCGGGCACCGGCTGGTGCGGGCCCGCGCCAAGGGCATGCAGCCGCCGCCCTTCCCGCACTCGCGGCACTACGCCGCCCCCGTCCCCGTGCCCCGGCCGGTGCCGGCGGCCCGCCCCGCCGGCACCGCCCGCGCCCGCCGTCTCGCCGTGGACCTGCTGCCGCCGCTCGTCACCCGGGCCGTCCGCCGACACCGCGCCGGACGCGTCCGCCGCACCCCGGGCGCGCGGACCGCTTCCTAGTGCCGCGGCAGGCAACGTTTGCCCGTCGAGGAGCGGCGTCCGGTGCGTGCTCTCGGTGTGCCGACCGGAAGCCCTCGTACTGGACGTACTCGGGCTTTCGGCCGGTGCGGCGAGAGGGCGTGCCGGGCGCGCGACGGGGTGAACGTTGCCTGCCGTGGCACTAGCTGTTCTGTCCGGGGAGGTTGTGGACGGGTGAGTCAGGTCTCGGCTGAGGGATCTTGAACGGGTGAGGGCCTTCCGGTTCGGTGTGGATTGCGACGTCTACACCAACAGAAAGGCCCTCGTGGTCCACCGTAATGCACCCCTGACCGAGACCGGCCGCCTGCGTCTGGCCCGCTGCGTCGTCGAGGACGGCTGGCCGCTGCGCCGGGCCGCCGAACGCTTCCAGGTCTCGCCGACCACCGCCCAGCGGTGGGCCGATCGCTACCGCCGGCTCGGCGAGGCAGGGATGACCGACCGCTCCAGCCGCCCCCACCACAGCCCGCGCCGCACCCCAACCCACACCGAGCGCCGCATCATCAAGGTCCGGGTCCTGCGCCGGTGGGGACCGGCCCGCATCGCGCACCTGCTACGGCTGGTGCCCTCCACCGTGCACCGCGTCCTGACCCGTTACGGACTGGCCCGCCTCGCCCATCTGGACCGGGCGACGGGCCGTGCCATCCGCCGCTACGAACGAGACCGGCCCGGCGAACTCGTCCACGTCGACATCAAGAAGCTCGGCAACATCCCCAACGGCGGCGGCCACAAAGTCCTCGGCCGGGCTGCGGGGCGCAAGAACCGGACGAACGCCGGCTACAGCTACCTGCACACCGCCGTCGACGACCACTCCCGCCTGGCCTACAGCGAGATACACACCGACGAGAAGAAGGAAACCGCCACCGCCTTCTGGAAGCGGGCACACGCCTACTTCACCGAGTGCGGGATCACCGTGGAACGAGTACTGACCGACAACGGCTCCTGCTACCGCTCACGCGGCTGGCGCGACGCCCTGGCAGCAGCCGGGATCACCCACAAGCGAACCCGACCCTACCGGCCCCAGACCAACGGCAAGGTCGAACGCTTCAACCGCACCCTGCTGGACGAGTGGGCCTACGCACGGCCCTACCGGTCAGAGACCGAACGCCGCGAAGCGTTCCCACAGTGGCTGCACTCCTACAATCACCACCGCGGACACACCGCGCTGAAAGGGCAACCACCCGCCAGCCGCGTCCCCAACCTCACAGGGCAATACAACTAGCGCCCCACCGC
It contains:
- a CDS encoding DUF6716 putative glycosyltransferase translates to MAVLADSDTRWKWGALTAQRTAPRGTELRLDGYLLRGRATPTARQLDEVGVRADALREVTGVEFLRTMAREPYDVLVLALVGGGVQAMLHGLKRVWEDRAHRPVVVTGYVGVVYEKLADGLLLRHGADLVLANSRQDAERFRAVYEGVGADASAVTEVALPFLGGAPYTGEHDPYTVVFAAQPSVPASRADRAYLLDRLIRHARRHPEREVLLKLRSKPGEHTTHIEELPYQKLAQKAELPPNLRLVYGHMGEVLDRTDLLVTVSSTAALEALHRRIPTVVLTDLGIREALGNHHFTGSGCLASWDQLDAGHRPVPDEEWVARQGVAAVGTPSAAGSYATAFDAARERIAKLLARPGGLPPLTPYYTPVTAPGYLPGILARHHLGPDGTPLPGAPAGEKEPGPVRQIVRRAARGAYRHGVQRVAPVIRRMGEL
- a CDS encoding glycosyltransferase family 2 protein: MLKLSVIVPFYNVQQYAPDALRSLRANARDDFEFILVDDCSTDGTPDILARAERELPGAVLVRHERNGGLATARNTGIDRARGEYLTFLDGDDWLAPGYYARLVAVIEELGCDFVRTDHVQCTARARTVHRVPHGRRNVPLRPRDAILPAHRSTSVDYAYAWAGVYHRRLVDRGLLHFTDGLRTAEDRPWIWKLHREAESFAVTGLLGVFYRRGVASSLTQIGDARQLDFIRAFDQVVAETAEDPDAARLLPKAVRTYCAIIAHHLGSIERFEPPVARKLKSMCAAALRRMPQDALEQVLGSMDAERAGRLRRLRRRPVPAGEVAA
- a CDS encoding polysialyltransferase family glycosyltransferase codes for the protein MTTQIFMASTLYGTATLAAALDAGCFAPADRRILLVSNNTATPETTPSVDRMPGFGRLRTRFDDVVSWNEAIFPFHPGGWQPRPEDVPMWERYLRLAWGLGDDDVALAVESIQVHPALGVTQIFADAPITVYADGLMSYGPTRNKLDPLVGTRVERLLHLDLVPGLTPLLLTEFGVPPEVVPTPVFTKVLAELADTGDDLPALTEPALLLGQYLSALNILSPDEEEELHVRMLRGAAGLGHERIVFKPHPSAPARFARTLEREAERLGVDLTVLDTPVLAEVLYQRMRPALVVGCFSTGLLTASALYGLPVARVGTGTLLDRLSPYENSNRVPVTVVDALLPEPSDHAAVTEQRRGMDTGALTSLVRAVGYAMQPKILPELRPEAERYLAEHLNGGAWRYFKKKRLTSLGLPGGIPQRLAFLPRSAAARRVVRRARKLRRSLKR
- a CDS encoding glycosyltransferase; the protein is MFIENRNGVGLTAQIMSAPGAREHTFVPVTADLGGDVGRWIEEETSARLDGVGVHNLFREEETLAHAQFLEETGPRMAAFAQREGIDRLILFNDQSQRGSRVARALTETLPVVLVQDGHLDFHYKTLTPGVRDQNWYYGSSRPAAVCVWGPATAHHLLYRTADADPVVHITGALGHSDDPALLRAAHNPAPRPARTSRDPLRIIILDQPLGDQRKLPAKQHREYLKAACEALAEFGEVAIKPHPSTLSGHLNWLATLPGVTVLDESALVDAAGLSSYDLAVTFFSTTYLQTLRAGTPLILFSPPPLNIVFPAVNHALLRNVGSVGELADVAGQLHRTGKFTGNTTGEPLTHFLTFRDDVAEQILKVVEEAEPAAPAAPRPAVAPGAPRETRAERALRAVRERQTPPKSLAVLGLGFGYVTGVAIPILTYTQALLAHSPVDIRYIDLSAYCRIEDVLDALKDTDVVLVNSLAPLWRSPLGNELVAELVSDGRQVFLYAHETEHVMAYESEHHTLRHKEMLRLLPELTVLCVSAAQADMFRGLGVADPVVVYNTVPQDLHRARARVAPGPQPRIVMVGSMQDRKGLDLFSRVAELAHTEGLPWRFAWIGHRTPRIAPTTLLSDRVTWMGALSRERVRAELAASDVFFLSSVDDPMPLSVVEAVQQRLRVVTYHRVGSREVLDGVPGYRSFADYTPQAALEALRTVLGERVSEDDYREVEELFDIPAFTARMTAALGLPGPQRPAHGQPADPAPGESAGDRADSGAAEDVRAVIPQQIRHLNEDFKRHMRSGNVEDALRVGTEILRRRQPVDVLIGMAELRAGRGQAKEACQLLAAAAIAGGDRGRVWSEIARVAALLGPRGRSIRLLARRESVRAQVTTHSARLRKGH
- a CDS encoding class I SAM-dependent methyltransferase → MNSRSLLRSSVSRRLLRPVADLIDQRIERRVRSAVARTAAHRESEERDTEQLVRDVELLIRRQFTFELLLGPRGRGVSRMVAEAPLERLHSEVAALAGDREAAVRNVAAAFRLLVALESLGVGRIAGGTMNICGKLGAIPLLDPPNDEILEIGTLYGMFSAGLVRMMERDGRSPGLTIVDPFAGVQLQPGTAQRPDPTGAPVDEHAVRTNLALAGPAGAAARIQRGFSEDPATRAAVSDRSYGVIVVDGDHSEQGVAQDLEWAEEIAAPGAVVVLDDYGDPNWPGIKQALDKHLAGRTRFTYLGKAAHSAYLRAA
- a CDS encoding acyltransferase family protein gives rise to the protein MTETVVTASASQPAPAATGTPAAPGPARPPRRPAGPARLRALDGLRLVAALMVALYHYGGRGGAVTEAWGTSPQHQFPTLHNLFAYGCLGVQIFFVISGFVICMSGWGRSLSSFFASRAARLLPAYWVAVVLVTAVFALPVVAYEAVSPSDALVNLTMLQQPLGADRVLGVCWTLWAEVRFYALFALCVVLPGATRRRVILFCACWTLAAALAQAADEPLLDVVLMPEYAPFFIGGIGLYLVHRDRRDACGWGIAAVGFLVGQHYAVRELWNAADPDAFAHRTTAGIVLVVAFGFVAVAAIALGLLNRADWRWLTVAGALTYPFYLVHEHLGWVVIHALHRGAGLDSATTFALTLAAMLLLAWLLNRYVEKPLTPRLRAALSRVR